The stretch of DNA caaaaatttacaaaaatgtaacaaaatatcctAAACAGCTATCTTTATATTTGTAAACGAAGTATAAACAGCTGGCTTAACCAGTTTCCACTGCACATCAAACAGGTGGCAAAGTGATAGAGatcatctttgatttttaaaggagaataataaaaactaatttatatCCCACACATTACAATTCTAGGGGATTAGGAGCAGGCTAACACATGATGTCATCTACTTTAATAGCCTTTTCATTTACTTGTATGGTCTTGatactttacaatttttttattcctGTAACAGTATTGTTGCTGTAAAAGCCAtaatttttttgatttccttAAAGAAATCGTGCGATCCATTTCCCATTAGATTTCATAAACACACGTGAAACTTCAGATACAATAGGAAGGTGGtggttttctttcagtttctgagGCCTTCTCTCTGAAACATCAGAGCTGATAATAGTTCGGCCTATACATGCATGCTGCCATAGATAATTGGGTGGTACGTGCACCTCCTATTTCAAAAACACAAGCAGAAAGTAGGTCTGGACAAGGGCAAACTGCAACTCAATTTCTGCTGTGACCCTATCTCAGGTAAGTTATGTTTATTCCTTCACTTTGCTGATATAGTCAGTGAGTCTGTTGATGCCTTCTTCCTGCTGTTCTAGGGCATCCAGGACAATGCCCATCGGTGTCCTCTTCAAACCTATTCCTTCCATTTTATTCTCCAGTTTGTTCTTGAGGTTCCGGAGTCTCAACGATGCATGGATAAACATCACTGCAGAGAAGTGACACCTGGTTAACACCAAAGCAATAATTCTCTTTTGCCACATCAATATTACACTCCCTCTCTTCACACTATTAGTAAACTGCCTTAGTTAGCTACAGTCCAGTCTGCTTCTCTAATTGATCCAAGCCTTCAAATGGCTCCTTGGACTTTATGTAAAGCTCTTCATCAAGTcatacatagtttttttttttttgtttttgttttccctgcattaaaggaaaatgctgtatTCAACAGGAAGGACCATTATCTGGAAGCCATACCCTTTCCTTCATGCACTGACATCATCACCTTGCAGATGCTACTTAAATGTCCTGAAATTCAGAGTGAATCAATGGGATTCTATCCTACCTAAAAATCAACTTACCTGAGGCTTTCCAGAAAATAACTCTTGCTCAATTCAGGGGTTTTCTGTATCTTGTTCCCTGCAGGAGCATGTGAGTAAAGTCCACTTGCAAAGTGCCTCCCAGAGGCTTTACCCAAAGTgttgggtatagaattctagatgTAAAAATCTAAGAGCTTTACAGAGTTTGTATAGCCCATTGTTCCCCAGATTTGCTTATTTTACCACAGATTCCCTGTCCCCTTTCCTGGACCTCCTCTACCTGAGCCTTAAAGAGACAGGcctgggaatctgtattttaaacagGTAACCCTCTCTCCATATGATCTATACCAGTGGTTTTACAACTTCCATGTACATTCAAATCACCTGGAGAGACTGTTAAATAGGCAAATTCCTGGTCTCCACCACCCCAAATTCAGACTATTACAACTGAGGGAAGGCTCcagaattcattattttaataatgactCTGGATGATTCTGATGTAGGTGGATCTTGGACcctcattttgaaaaatactgatgTGGATTCATCTGGAGGATCTAGAAATAGTTGAGGAGCTTTCTAAAAACATAACATCGTTGGGTACCACTGTTGACCCACAAAATAAAGATGTGGCtgggaaatttatatttttaaaaagtatcctgGATGAGCCTCACAATTATCAGTTTGGGAATCACTTATTAGATAAGTGATTAGATTATTAGATTAGATAATCTCCTTACTTTAGAGATGAGTGAGCTACAGCCCATATAGGATGACTGGTCCAAGTCACATGCTGGTTTCCAGCAGGTCTAAGAATAGAAATCAGGACTCTTAACTGTCTACCTCTGATACATTTCATTACACTGGCCTATCTCAGAGTCTGATGTGGAAAGGTATTAAAATTAGCAAGCTGTTTGATTAAATAGTATCATTGAAATACTAAGCCTATAGCACCTACAGAAAACCtgaagaaaattccaaaaatgtttGAATTTGTTGGCTCAGATATTTTATCCAATAGGGTATGGGATGTATCCATAAATATTCTGGACTTAATCTAACAAAGTCCTAAACaagcaaataatttcatttaGTGGAATAAACGCACATGTCAAATGTTATTGAAAGTTAAAGGGATGTGCCTGTCACTTAATACACTAGAATTTTAATCAGATTTCTGCTGATTAGGCtgggattttatttcttttctatttcaggcTTCAAGTGTTTGGACTCTTAgtaaataattcatgtaaaacttAGAGAATATCTAGATCTCCTCACCAGAATCTGAGTATTTAGTACCTATATTCTGAGCCAATTATTCCTATAGACTTACCAAACTTTTAACACTAGTTATGATCTCCTGAGCGAGTGGAGAATAAATAGTTTACTtccaaataataaatacattcatttctGTATCAGGACAATAGGAATGGCACTTAAAAATTGACAATAGACTCTCGTATTAGACAAATCTGGGGTCTAGTGCAGGTTATGCCACATTCCTGCTGTATGACCTGGGATTTGTCTTTGTTCTGTTTACTGTTTGTCCCCATAAGAATGTATGAAAAacggctgggcaaagtggctcatgcctgtaatcccggcacttgggGAGTCCGAGGCAGCTAGATCACTcgagcttgggagttcaagatcagccggggcaacatagtaaaacccccgtctctaccaaaaacacaaaaaattagctggatatgtgcatgtggtcccagctgttcaggaggaagaggttgcagtaagctgagataacaccacagcatgggtgacagagtagaccccatcacaacaacaacaacaacaaaatgtatgACAGATAGCAGATGCCCCAACAAATACTTGGGGAATTAATGAACTATGAGGCCTTGACCTCATAGTTCTTGACCTCAGTTCTATGTTATCTGGGTCTAGTTGGATAACAAGTAGAAAGCTGTTTTAGAAAATTCTGACACTTTTGCTGACATGCCAACACACATAAGAAACAGGTTATGGAATTCCCGTTGGATAATTGCTCCTACATTTTTTTTATGATGCAAGAAAAAACTCAAGTTCActtacacagcaaaggaaaagtAATGCCAAACACAAAGACCATGACACCTCCAAACATGGATATAAGGAAATAACTCGCCAACATGACCACCATAACGAACGTCGTGGGGTAGCGCTTCTTCAGCCGGCGAAGGGCGTCCTTATTGTGGGCTGCCCACACAAACCCTGTGAACACCAGCACCACCACGATTCCTCCCAGGATCATGTTGAAGGGACTCAGAAACCTGAAAtatgaggaagaaagaatgagggGTGACTAGTTCAGCAATAGAAGTagcaaaaggagaaagaggagtaAAAACAATTACTGAGAACTTACTAATACTTTAATACTTTAACCCGAATTGTCTCATTTGATTTCTCATAATCTTATAAAGGAGATACTATTAGttcatttctcaaatgaagaaactaaggcacagaggtTAGAAAATGGTGGGGAAGTCCAGgaatggtagttcacacctgtaatcccagtactttgggaggccgaggtgggaggatcacttgacgccaggagttcaagaccaacccaggcaatacggcaaaaccccatctccacaaaaatatgaaaattagccaggtgtggtggcacacacctgtgctcccagctactcaggaggctgaggtgggaggatcgcttgaacctcggaagctgaggttgcagtgagccaagattccaccactgcactccagattggttgacagagtgagaccttgtttcaaaaaaaaaaaaaaaaaaaaaaacgatggAACTGAGATCACACCCAAGCAGTTCCCGTCAAAGTAGTCCCTATCTCATTAGAGGTCCACAATTTTGAAGACTAAAACTTCTTTTGAAGGTACTATGTTTAGCCTCCATACATCCTGGGCTCTAGTACACAGTAGGTTGTGTTTTCTTAGCTCTAAGGGTTTATTTATATCCTCATAGAAGCTCGTGATGGATGAATGTAGAATGCAGGCCACATAATGGCCTCCATGGGCTAGATCCAGTCTACAGTCACATTTTTGTTTGCCCTGTATAGTGTTTGAAAAAACTTACTTGAAACccatgtgttaaaaaaaaaaaaaaaaaaaaaaaaatccataaaactTGGGATTTCTTGTTCTCCTGGAACAAGAAAATCTAACAGTACTAGGCCCACTTTCCCACATGTCAACAGCTGGCTTGAGTGCCTGCTCATTCAGGCAGAATAAACGCTCCCCATTGAGCTCCAGTCCACACTGCTCTCTACTGCATCATGCACACAGAGGCCCAAAGTGAGGTGCTATtaatcattcttttcctttttctttttctttttcttttttgtaatttgagacagagtcttgttctgttgcccaggctggagtgcagtggcgcgatcttggctcactgcaacctccgcctcccgggttcaagccattcttgtgcctcagcctcccgagtaactgggattacaggcacatgccaccatgccccgctaattttttgtattttcagtacaggtaggtttttgccatgttggcaggccagtctcgaactcctagcatcaagtgatccgcccaccttggcctcccaaagtgctaggattacaggcatgagtcacaccATGCCAGGTCTAATCACTGTTTTTCTAATAGCTGGCCTGAATCACTGTCTTACATAATCTGCCTACCCCATGGAGGCATTTATGATTCCTCACATAGAGAGTTCATTATAAGTGTTTTTAAATGCCCAAAGTATCATTAGATGAGTTATCAATGCAGATTTTCAAGCACACAGTTCCAGATTCATTCTTATATAAGCCAAATGTTTAGTATGTGATAGCAATTACACTACTATTGATAATGGAGGAAACACATTATGCAGAAGAAATttgtgccgggcatggtggcacacacctgtaatcctagcactttgggaggcctaggcaggtggatcacctgaggtcaagagttcaaggccagcctggtcaacaaggtgaaacctcgtctctactaaaaatacaaaaattagctgggcgcggtggtacacgcctgtaatcccagctacttgggaggctgaggcaggagaatcacttgaactcagaaggcggaggttgcagtgagctgagatcgcaccattgcactccagcctgggcaacaagagggaaactctctcaaaataataataagaagaagaagaagaagaagaagaagaaatttagaTGAAGTTTTGGGCATTATAGTCGCCCACCCCAAGCCACTGTGTATACAAAACCCTTAACAAGACATCTGTGGTGGGCTGGCACATtgagttatttaactttttaccTTAGAGACTAATGAGGGTTTTACTTGGGAAGGACACAGAGGGTAGTGTGTTTTCCTCATGCCCTAAATAGTAACATTGCTGATTTGAAAAGAGGGATGGGGGAAGACAGGATAAGGGAAGGTGATGCCAAGAGCTTACTTTCTCTGAAATGGAAGAGATGAAGAACTCATGCTCATACTGGGATTCATATTCAGGATAAacaattctttttcaaaaattcctttaaattttaGCTCTCTGTTTCTGCCTACTGAAACATAAAAggaattttgaacatttttaaattaagagtgAAAGCTTTTCACACCTGAATGGGTGAAATTAAGGGATAAAATCAATGTCAAACTGCTCTGAAAAGCTAAAAATTTCTATTAAGATGCACAAAGTTAAACAATGGCAAGAGtagttgcactttttttttttttttttgagatggagtttcactcgtcacccaggctggagtacagtggcatgatctcggctcactgcaacctccgcctcccaggttcaagcaattctcctgcttcagcctccctagtagctgggattacaggcacccgccaacacgcccagctaatttttgtatttttagtaatgataaggtttcaccatgttggccaggctggtcttgaactcctgacctcatgtgatccaaccccctcagcctcccaaagtgctaagattacaggcatgagccaccgtgcccagccagttgtACATAATTTAAAACTAAGCTCTACAATAATAAGTTGCTTATTTCATTCAAAATCCTTGCAAATACACCCTTCAAGCCAATAAATCCCCTCCTCAGAATATAGTCtaaagaattaaacaaaaatgcaaagattGAGTTGTAACAGTATTGATATTAGTGGTATTTATGATCAAAAACTTTCAGAAACAACCTATATGGCCAACAATTTACTGTGGATTGTATacacagctatttttaaaacactgaagtGCATTTAATAATATGGGAAGACATATGTTGAGTGGGTAAAAGCAATTGTAATACATAACGCATTCTCTGTTAGGTGGATTTATCATACGAGTTAGATAGTTCAGAAGTAGAAATTTctaggctgagcgcagtggctcaagcctgtaatcccagcactttggggggccgaggtgggtggatcttttgaggtcaggggtttgagaccagcctggccaacatggtgaaaccccacctctactaaaaaatacaaaaattagctgggcctgggctgggcgccgtggctcatgcctgtaatcccagcactttgggaggctgaggcaggcacatcacctgaggtcaggggttcaagaccagcctggccaacatggtgaaaccccgtctctactaaaaatacaaaaaattagttgggcttggtggtgggagcctgtaatctcagctactcagaggctgaggcaggagaattgcttgaacccgggaggcagaggttgtagtgagccgagatggtgccattgtactccagcccgggcaacaagagcaaaactccatctcaaaaaaaaaaaaaaaaaaaaaatagccaggcatggtggtggccacctgtagtcccagttacttgggaggctgaggcaggagaatcacttgaacccgggaggcagagggtgcagagagccaagattgcaccactgcattccagcctgggtgacacagtgagactctgtctccaaaaaaaaacaaaaacaaaaaaaaaaacagaagaagtaGAAATTTCTATAATTAGTATATTATTtcataatcagaaataaaatgaatgtataaaaaaaggaaatacaaaaatataaaagcagcTGCTCTCCAACCCACAACCCCCGCTTGGCACAGGCCAACCACAAAAGTCCATCTCTACTTGTCCTATCTTGCCAACAACATTAATGGAATTTCAATTCATGAACCACAGCAAAGCTGTTCCTTCTCCAATCCAAACCCTGGTTTTCTGCTCATCCTCCAGATCCTCTTGTGCCAGTCTGTAGCACCCCAGTGCCCCAAGCTTCCCCAAAACCCAGCACATGTGCCATTCTGTCTGTCCGATTCCCCCCTCCTCTTGGTTCTGTGCTATCTGGGTCTATCTACTTGGCCTCTCtgcacttttctttcttcctatttgattTTATCTGGATTATTCCCTGTCTTCTGAGATAACTCCAGAATTGGTCTGGGAAAGACAAAAATTTCCTTATATGactgaggaaggaaagaatctAATGAGTCAAAACCACAATCCCCTTCAGCAGGTTGTAGAGAGTGGAGAGTGAATAAAGAGGCCTTGAAACTCTTATAGGTTAATATAACTAATTCCCAGACCACAAAAGATTCTAGGCCAGTGTGGtagcccatgtctgtaatcccagcactctgggaagccgaggtggcagatggattgcttgagcccaggagtttgagaccatcttaggcaacagggcaaaaccccatctctccaaaaaaaaaaataataataataataacaccccacaaaaagtagccaggtgtggtggcacacacctatagtccccactacttggtaagctgaggtaggaggatcacctgagctcaggaggtcaaggctgcagtgagctgtgattgtgccactacactgcagcctgggtaacagagtgagaccctgtctcaattaaaaaatacaaagatactTAGAGAAATTGAGAAATTGTACCAAAGACTACATTATAGTAGGATAAGGGGAGTTTAtttccatttgcttatttttattttcatatttttttcaatggCCATGTATTCCTTGATGAATAAAAAAAACCCctgatatttaaaaatgaacaaatgaaattgGGGAAAGGCTCCTGAATGTAAAAAACCCTTTTACAAATCCTTGACATTGACCTATAACCtactcaaatatttcttctgagccataaagaaaagcaaagatcggccaggcatggtggctcacgcctgtaatcccagcactttaggaggccaaggtgggtggatcacaaggtcaagagattgagaccatcctggctaacacggtgaaatcccatctctactaaaaatacaaaaaaNNNNNNNNNNNNNNNNNNNNNNNNNNNNNNNNNNNNNNNNNNNNNNNNNNNNNNNNNNNNNNNNNNNNNNNNNNNNNNNNNNNNNNNNNNNNNNNNNNNNNNNNNNNNNNNNNNNNNNNNNNNNNNNNNNNNNNNNNNNNNNNNNNNNNNNNNNNNNNNNNNNNNNNNNNNNNNNNNNNNNNNNNNNNNNNNNNNNNNNNNNNNNNNNNNNNNNNNNNNNNNNNNNNNNNNNNNNNNNNNNNNNNNNNNNNNNNNNNNNNNNNNNNNNNNNNNNNNNNNNNNNNNNNNNNNNNNNNNNNNNNNNNNNNNNNNNNNNNNNNNNNNNNNNNNNNNNNNNNNNNNNNNNNNNNNNNNNNNNNNNNNNNNNNNNNNNNNNNNNNNNNNNNNNNNNNNNNNNNNNgaaagaaagaaagaaagaaagaaagaaagaaagaaagaaaagacaagtaaAGATCAAATCAACACAAATAACTCAAATGGAGgattgaaattttgaaatttaaggaaattcaggccgggcgcggtggctcaagcctgtaatccccgcactttgggaggccgagtcgggcggatcacgaggtcaggagattgagaccatcctggctaacacaatgaaaccccgtctctactaaaaatacaaaaacctagccgggcgaggtggcgggcgcctgtagtcccagctactctggaggctgaggcaggagaatggcataaaaccctggtggcggagcttgcagtgagctgagatctggccactgcgctccagcctgggtgacagagtgagactccgtctcaaaaaaaaaaaaaaaaaaaaagaaaagaaatttaaggaAATTCCTTTGCACACCCCGCAAGTAGGAGAGGGTTGGCTGGCAGCAAAGCATCAGAGGGCTCCTACTCAGTTCATTCTGgaatacttattaaaataataattcatgaaGTGAAGCATATAATAAAATTCATGTcaaactttttctattttcctctagacaagtaaaatacatatttagatTGAGTGCCTAAAGTCCAGGACAAAGAACAATGAAAAATCCAGGCCTAACTCAAGCAATTCCAAATTTGCTTTCACCTGTTCCAGTTGCTCATGTTCAAGGGAAAAGAACATGGTTTGAAGTTCTATAGAACTGGTTTTAGTTCATAATCTGCCCAACAACAGTCTATAATTAGAAAGTAACCAAGTTTCCAAGATGGAAAAAACGAACAAAGTTACTCTGAGCAGAAA from Piliocolobus tephrosceles isolate RC106 chromosome 2, ASM277652v3, whole genome shotgun sequence encodes:
- the ARL6IP5 gene encoding PRA1 family protein 3; protein product: MDVNIAPLRAWDDFFPGSDRFARPDFRDISKWNNRVVSNLLYYQTNYLVVAAMMISVVGFLSPFNMILGGIVVVLVFTGFVWAAHNKDALRRLKKRYPTTFVMVVMLASYFLISMFGGVMVFVFGITFPLLLMFIHASLRLRNLKNKLENKMEGIGLKRTPMGIVLDALEQQEEGINRLTDYISKVKE